A genomic window from Caldicellulosiruptor kronotskyensis 2002 includes:
- a CDS encoding alpha-amylase domain-containing protein encodes MNGLFKKLSKKLTIISLIVIIVFLLTSSLSIYAGVMMQGFYWDVPAGGTWWNTLASKAYELKYMVGGSYGINRIWFPPAYKGQGGAYSMGYDPHDYYDLGQYYQDGTTETRFGSQSELKNAISKYKSYGISVTEDIVLNHRSGGKSEYNPKTGTNTWTDFTNTASGMCQWHWDAFHPNNYCSGDEGTFAGFPDVCYTSGPAYNDMKAWMNWLKSSTNAGFDSWRYDYVKGYGYWVVKDFNAATSPTFSVGEYWDANTSTLDWWANSSGSSVFDFALYYTLRDICNNTSGSGYLPNVFDYSKSYAAKNPFKAVTFVANHDTDEIVNDKMMAYAFILTYQGYPCIFWKDYYDYGLATGGGASPGGWGNGIKQLVWCREKLAAGAPNIEILKSNDGDIIIYGSKGYSTSSPGYIVVINDHPSQWKGAWVQTSNSYLKGKTLKAYAWSSTVSGQNVQPQNKYCDANGWVEVWAPPRGYAVYSVDGL; translated from the coding sequence ATGAATGGTTTATTTAAAAAATTATCTAAAAAACTTACCATCATTTCCCTTATTGTAATTATTGTATTTTTACTTACTTCATCACTATCTATCTATGCTGGTGTGATGATGCAAGGTTTTTATTGGGATGTACCAGCAGGAGGCACGTGGTGGAACACTCTTGCTTCAAAAGCGTATGAGCTTAAATACATGGTAGGAGGAAGTTACGGTATAAATCGTATATGGTTCCCTCCAGCCTATAAAGGTCAAGGCGGGGCTTATTCAATGGGGTATGATCCTCATGACTACTATGACCTTGGTCAATATTATCAAGATGGAACAACTGAAACAAGGTTTGGATCTCAATCTGAATTAAAAAATGCTATTTCAAAATATAAAAGCTATGGTATATCTGTAACAGAAGATATTGTCTTGAATCACCGCTCTGGTGGAAAGAGTGAATACAATCCTAAGACTGGTACAAATACATGGACAGATTTTACAAATACAGCAAGCGGTATGTGTCAGTGGCACTGGGATGCTTTCCATCCAAATAACTATTGCAGTGGTGACGAAGGAACATTTGCTGGATTCCCAGATGTCTGCTATACTTCAGGTCCAGCTTACAATGACATGAAAGCATGGATGAACTGGCTGAAATCATCCACAAACGCTGGTTTTGATAGCTGGAGATATGACTATGTAAAAGGTTATGGCTATTGGGTTGTAAAAGATTTTAATGCTGCAACATCCCCCACATTTAGCGTTGGGGAATACTGGGACGCAAACACATCAACACTTGACTGGTGGGCAAATTCAAGTGGTTCCTCTGTATTTGACTTTGCACTTTACTATACCTTAAGAGACATTTGCAACAATACAAGCGGCAGCGGATATTTGCCAAACGTCTTTGACTATAGCAAAAGCTATGCTGCAAAAAATCCTTTCAAAGCTGTAACTTTTGTTGCAAATCATGACACAGATGAAATTGTAAATGACAAAATGATGGCTTATGCTTTCATTTTGACTTATCAAGGTTATCCATGTATATTCTGGAAAGATTACTATGATTATGGTCTTGCGACAGGCGGTGGAGCATCTCCTGGTGGATGGGGAAATGGTATAAAACAGCTTGTATGGTGCAGAGAAAAACTTGCTGCTGGTGCACCTAATATTGAAATTCTTAAAAGCAATGATGGTGATATTATAATTTACGGAAGCAAAGGCTATTCAACCTCAAGCCCAGGATACATCGTTGTAATAAATGATCATCCAAGTCAATGGAAAGGTGCATGGGTTCAAACAAGCAATAGTTACTTAAAAGGCAAGACTTTAAAAGCTTATGCTTGGTCATCCACAGTTTCAGGTCAAAATGTTCAGCCGCAAAACAAATACTGTGATGCAAACGGTTGGGTAGAAGTATGGGCACCACCAAGAGGATATGCTGTATATTCTGTAGATGGTCTATAA
- a CDS encoding bacteriohemerythrin yields the protein MPQIEWLDQYSVGVESIDNQHKELFERINRLLDACAQGEGKKVLPEVLDFLGDYVVFHFSTEEKYMKEYLYPEYLYHKKEHDNFVENYKKFREEIEKEGAGVAAVIKTNRLVVDWLKNHILGTDRKLGAFLKEKMQSK from the coding sequence ATGCCGCAAATAGAGTGGCTTGACCAGTACTCTGTTGGAGTTGAGTCAATAGACAATCAGCACAAAGAGCTTTTTGAAAGAATAAATAGACTTTTGGATGCTTGTGCTCAGGGTGAGGGGAAGAAGGTATTGCCAGAAGTTTTAGACTTTTTAGGTGATTATGTTGTTTTTCATTTTTCAACTGAGGAAAAATACATGAAAGAGTATCTGTACCCAGAGTATCTATATCATAAAAAAGAACATGACAACTTTGTTGAAAACTACAAAAAGTTTCGAGAGGAGATAGAGAAGGAAGGAGCAGGAGTTGCAGCAGTTATAAAGACAAACAGACTTGTTGTTGACTGGCTCAAAAATCATATCCTTGGAACAGATAGAAAACTTGGAGCTTTTTTGAAAGAAAAGATGCAATCAAAATAG
- a CDS encoding response regulator: MIVKNVLIADENEYIRKAIIEKFENSFDSVHHFVFFEAADGEEALNKIGENSIHVAIIDTNLPKISGFEVLRTIKKSSVKAHIPVILLSSNIHRATRAKAYELGAIGVIPKPFSTLEVYNMVRSLLYTQDEYLHINEVVHLISFLNEMANEHIIVVPKIIDEFLSEYFVSYHFLALNDTTKEVIYNRGFDEYEIKKVIGCLNDEDRINSSSYSIIKLNNKEETYYFIFKILNDNKRLILLKKVLELWSELNDR, translated from the coding sequence ATGATAGTTAAAAATGTGTTGATTGCAGATGAAAATGAATACATAAGAAAAGCAATAATTGAAAAGTTTGAAAATTCTTTTGATTCAGTACATCACTTTGTATTTTTTGAGGCTGCTGATGGTGAAGAAGCTTTGAACAAAATTGGTGAGAACAGTATTCATGTTGCAATAATTGATACAAACTTGCCTAAAATTAGTGGATTTGAAGTTTTGAGAACTATCAAAAAAAGTTCTGTTAAAGCTCACATTCCAGTAATTTTGCTCAGTAGCAATATTCATCGTGCAACAAGAGCAAAGGCATACGAGCTTGGAGCTATTGGAGTTATTCCAAAGCCTTTTTCAACTTTAGAAGTTTACAATATGGTAAGGTCACTTTTGTACACTCAAGATGAATATTTACATATTAATGAAGTTGTACATCTTATTTCTTTTTTGAATGAAATGGCAAATGAACATATCATTGTAGTTCCCAAAATTATAGATGAATTTTTATCAGAATATTTTGTTTCATATCACTTCTTGGCTTTAAATGATACTACAAAAGAGGTGATTTATAACAGAGGTTTTGATGAATATGAAATTAAAAAGGTTATTGGCTGTTTAAATGATGAGGACAGAATAAATTCAAGCAGTTATTCGATTATAAAACTTAACAATAAGGAAGAAACTTATTACTTTATATTCAAAATTCTGAATGATAATAAAAGATTAATTCTTCTAAAGAAAGTTTTAGAACTTTGGAGTGAATTAAATGATAGATAA
- the rlmD gene encoding 23S rRNA (uracil(1939)-C(5))-methyltransferase RlmD codes for MVKKSQEYIVKIDTLNHQAQGIARIDGFVVFVDNTLIDEVVKIKIEEVKKEYAKANLVEILEKSPYRKDPECPYYDFCGGCHLMHAKYQHQLSLKKLLVEDAFRRIGKLSPKINDVIGMENPFRYRNKTALPVGGDYKKPQIGFYKKMTHDIVDIDYCLIQHEFCDNVIKGMKDLIRKHKIEVYDEKKHKGVLRHIVVRNSFAFNEMMLILVCTKVPENLEAIKNDILDKFPEIKSFFVNLNPKRTNVILGEEDILIWGNSTIKDKIGNLTFEISPKSFFQVNSVQTEVLYRQVVKYLRNIEAEVVFDIYSGIGTISMFVARFCKKVYAIELVRDAVEDAKKSSKNNSISNIEFICGSAEIEIPKLLKSGIIPQAVILDPPRSGCEKQLLESLIEHKIQNIIYVSCNPSTLARDANILCSNGYEVVEVQPVDMFPQTFHVECVTLFKKCNS; via the coding sequence GTGGTAAAAAAGTCGCAAGAGTATATTGTCAAAATTGACACACTCAATCACCAGGCACAGGGCATTGCAAGAATTGATGGTTTTGTAGTGTTTGTTGACAATACTTTAATTGATGAGGTTGTAAAAATCAAAATAGAAGAGGTAAAAAAAGAGTATGCCAAAGCAAACTTAGTTGAAATTTTAGAAAAAAGCCCATATAGAAAAGACCCTGAATGCCCTTATTATGACTTTTGTGGTGGATGTCATTTGATGCATGCAAAATACCAGCATCAGCTAAGCCTAAAAAAGCTTCTTGTTGAAGATGCTTTTAGGCGAATAGGAAAGCTCAGCCCCAAAATAAATGATGTTATTGGAATGGAAAACCCATTTAGATACAGAAACAAAACAGCACTTCCGGTAGGTGGAGATTATAAAAAACCACAAATAGGATTTTATAAAAAGATGACACATGATATTGTTGATATAGATTACTGTCTTATTCAGCATGAGTTTTGCGATAATGTGATAAAAGGTATGAAGGATCTAATCCGAAAACACAAGATAGAGGTTTATGACGAAAAAAAGCATAAAGGAGTTTTGAGGCACATTGTTGTTAGAAATTCATTTGCATTTAATGAGATGATGCTCATTCTTGTTTGCACAAAAGTACCTGAGAATTTAGAAGCTATCAAAAATGACATTTTAGATAAGTTTCCCGAGATCAAATCCTTTTTCGTCAACTTGAATCCTAAAAGGACAAATGTAATACTTGGTGAGGAAGATATATTGATCTGGGGCAATAGCACAATAAAAGACAAGATAGGGAATTTAACATTTGAGATTTCCCCAAAGTCATTTTTTCAGGTAAATTCTGTGCAAACAGAGGTACTTTACCGTCAGGTAGTAAAATATCTGCGTAATATTGAGGCAGAAGTCGTATTTGATATATACTCTGGAATTGGTACCATTTCAATGTTTGTAGCTCGGTTTTGCAAAAAGGTTTACGCCATAGAGTTAGTTAGAGATGCAGTTGAAGATGCAAAAAAAAGCAGCAAGAATAACAGCATTTCAAATATTGAATTTATATGCGGTAGTGCTGAGATTGAAATTCCAAAGTTATTGAAAAGTGGAATTATACCCCAGGCTGTGATACTTGACCCTCCGCGAAGTGGCTGTGAAAAACAGCTCTTAGAAAGCTTGATAGAGCACAAGATACAAAACATAATTTATGTATCCTGCAATCCTTCAACACTTGCAAGAGATGCAAATATACTTTGTTCAAATGGCTATGAAGTTGTGGAAGTTCAGCCTGTTGATATGTTTCCACAGACATTTCATGTAGAGTGCGTGACATTGTTTAAAAAGTGTAATAGTTAA
- a CDS encoding glycosyltransferase family 2 protein — translation MRHIINWFSWFVSYYVLVLNTIYAILILISFFGIVSYWRNKIKGRIVEIVSSDFAPPVSLLVPAYNEEETIAKSVKSFLQIEYPEYEVVVINDGSKDGTLDVLKNEFDLYIVDRKFRKILSTKEIKAIYYSKKYSNLIVVDKENGGKADALNAGINVCTYPYVCSLDADSILERDSIAKVMQPFFDNPYEVVATTGIVRIVNGSELDSFGNIKKLKLPSSSLARFQIIEYLRAFLGARKGLSMIGSLVIASGAFAAFNKNAIIKVGGFSDRTVGEDMEIVVKLRKNSYKEGALGRVEFVPDPIVWTQCPETLKDLSKQRRRWQRGLCQVIFMHKDILFNPKYGILGLFAMPYQLMFELLGPFVEMLGYIFIPISYFAHIINLEVALFFFAVEIMYGIVISILAVLLGEFSDRKYEGWREFGILVLFAILENFGYRQMTVLFRIVGTFEAILRKKGWAKPERKKL, via the coding sequence ATGCGACATATAATAAACTGGTTTTCATGGTTTGTATCTTATTATGTTTTAGTTTTGAATACTATTTATGCTATTTTAATTTTAATATCTTTTTTTGGTATTGTTAGTTACTGGAGAAATAAGATAAAAGGAAGGATTGTGGAGATTGTCTCATCAGACTTTGCACCACCTGTATCACTGCTGGTACCGGCATACAATGAAGAAGAAACAATAGCAAAATCTGTAAAATCTTTTTTGCAGATTGAATATCCAGAATATGAAGTAGTAGTAATTAATGATGGGTCAAAAGATGGGACATTGGATGTATTAAAAAACGAATTTGACCTTTACATTGTAGATAGGAAATTTAGAAAGATTTTGTCAACAAAAGAGATAAAGGCCATATACTATTCCAAAAAGTATTCAAATTTAATTGTAGTGGATAAAGAAAATGGGGGAAAAGCTGATGCTCTCAATGCAGGGATAAACGTATGTACATACCCATATGTTTGTTCACTTGATGCCGATTCAATTTTAGAAAGAGATTCAATAGCCAAGGTTATGCAACCATTTTTTGATAACCCTTATGAAGTTGTAGCCACAACGGGTATTGTTAGGATTGTAAATGGATCCGAATTGGATTCCTTTGGCAATATAAAAAAATTAAAGCTACCAAGTTCAAGTCTTGCAAGATTTCAGATAATAGAATACTTGAGAGCTTTTTTGGGTGCGAGAAAAGGTCTTTCTATGATAGGAAGTCTTGTTATTGCATCTGGAGCCTTTGCAGCATTTAATAAAAATGCTATTATAAAGGTTGGAGGGTTTTCTGATAGAACTGTTGGCGAGGATATGGAGATTGTTGTAAAGCTCAGAAAAAACTCTTATAAAGAAGGCGCACTGGGAAGAGTTGAATTTGTACCAGATCCGATTGTATGGACTCAATGTCCAGAGACTTTAAAAGACCTTTCAAAACAAAGAAGAAGATGGCAAAGAGGTCTTTGCCAAGTTATTTTCATGCACAAAGATATTCTATTTAATCCTAAGTATGGCATATTAGGTCTTTTTGCTATGCCATATCAGCTTATGTTTGAACTATTGGGGCCATTCGTGGAGATGTTGGGTTATATTTTTATACCTATATCGTATTTTGCTCACATAATCAATTTAGAAGTGGCCTTATTTTTCTTTGCAGTTGAGATAATGTACGGAATAGTTATTTCGATTTTAGCAGTTCTTCTTGGAGAATTTTCTGATAGAAAATATGAAGGGTGGAGAGAGTTCGGTATACTTGTATTGTTTGCGATATTAGAAAATTTTGGCTACAGACAGATGACAGTGTTATTCAGAATTGTTGGTACATTTGAAGCTATACTTAGAAAGAAAGGTTGGGCAAAGCCTGAGAGAAAGAAGTTATAA
- a CDS encoding methylated-DNA--[protein]-cysteine S-methyltransferase, giving the protein MKKSVGYLISPIGLIKIVGQDDSIVSVEFVSRKDEKELISPVIKEAILQLEEYFGGKRTNFELKLRLEGTEFQKRVWNELINVPFGSVVSYRELAKKVGKPHGARAVGNAAKKNPAVIIVPCHRVIKNDGTLGGYSAGIDKKIWLLEHERVTF; this is encoded by the coding sequence TTGAAAAAATCTGTTGGTTATTTAATATCTCCAATTGGACTGATAAAGATTGTAGGACAAGACGATAGCATAGTATCAGTGGAGTTTGTTTCACGAAAAGATGAAAAAGAGCTGATTAGCCCTGTTATAAAAGAAGCTATTTTGCAACTTGAAGAGTATTTTGGAGGGAAGAGAACCAATTTTGAGCTAAAACTTCGTTTAGAGGGGACAGAGTTTCAAAAGAGAGTTTGGAATGAACTTATAAATGTTCCCTTTGGAAGTGTAGTTTCTTATAGAGAGCTTGCAAAAAAAGTTGGAAAGCCCCATGGTGCAAGAGCTGTTGGAAATGCTGCCAAGAAAAATCCAGCTGTGATAATTGTTCCGTGCCACAGAGTTATAAAAAATGATGGAACTTTGGGAGGATATAGTGCAGGAATTGATAAAAAGATATGGCTCTTAGAACATGAAAGGGTGACTTTTTAA
- a CDS encoding HEAT repeat domain-containing protein, with protein MIDNINFVILCVIIIVILLVITSGVVFLYKVINSIRQEKIKQIFKNNSENVYDVITGKKNVIDSSNIYILSDVINIYYSWVNGEEKKQLYIALKKLNFFDIAIKMVQKGNKVQKLRFAKVISIVGEEDELKTLLKISIKEPYLIDTTAEAIFKNIDEIQNLNVFKPYLKTIFLNIDKYTDSVRRRIEFFAVYGGEKIKDIILYVIKENPSDKVLISCLNIFSEIAALEDLEHIDFLINHPSPEVRSAFCRVIEKVGCRNCKEKLETLIKNEKINFVKLRALRALSNVSPKGSLKYLLASLEDDWFYMRDFARKMLSEFGPVILNDLLKFYYTTNDKFARDKIREVFYSPVNFDYIIKSALNYRNEQEKDLALEIIKILKSSNPHCFYQRMKDEGFEYLITEKEVVNNECDI; from the coding sequence ATGATAGATAATATAAATTTTGTTATCTTGTGTGTTATTATTATTGTTATTCTTTTAGTTATAACTTCGGGAGTTGTTTTTTTATACAAAGTTATTAATAGTATCCGTCAAGAAAAAATAAAGCAGATTTTTAAAAATAACAGTGAAAATGTCTATGATGTGATAACAGGAAAGAAAAATGTTATTGATTCTTCAAACATTTACATTCTGAGTGATGTTATAAATATATATTATTCATGGGTAAATGGAGAAGAAAAAAAACAGCTATATATAGCTTTAAAGAAATTGAACTTTTTTGATATTGCTATTAAGATGGTTCAAAAAGGGAATAAAGTTCAAAAACTTAGGTTTGCAAAAGTTATTAGTATAGTGGGCGAAGAAGATGAGCTAAAAACGCTTTTAAAAATTAGCATTAAAGAGCCGTATCTGATAGATACAACTGCCGAAGCCATTTTCAAAAACATAGATGAGATACAGAATTTAAATGTTTTTAAACCTTATTTAAAAACTATTTTTTTAAACATTGATAAATATACAGATTCGGTTAGAAGAAGAATAGAATTTTTTGCAGTTTATGGTGGCGAAAAAATAAAAGATATAATTTTATACGTGATAAAAGAAAACCCGTCGGATAAAGTTCTGATATCATGTTTGAATATATTTTCAGAGATTGCGGCATTAGAAGATTTAGAACACATTGATTTTCTTATAAATCATCCATCACCAGAAGTCAGATCAGCTTTCTGCAGAGTAATTGAAAAAGTAGGATGTAGAAACTGCAAAGAAAAACTTGAAACTCTGATAAAAAACGAAAAGATAAATTTTGTGAAGTTACGAGCCTTAAGGGCGTTGAGCAATGTTTCACCTAAGGGTTCTTTAAAATATTTACTTGCCTCCCTTGAAGATGACTGGTTCTACATGAGAGACTTTGCAAGAAAGATGCTATCTGAGTTTGGACCAGTTATTTTAAATGATCTTCTAAAATTTTACTATACAACAAATGATAAATTTGCAAGGGACAAAATAAGAGAAGTTTTTTATAGTCCAGTGAATTTTGATTATATTATCAAGAGTGCTTTGAATTACAGAAATGAACAGGAGAAAGATTTAGCTTTAGAAATAATTAAAATACTTAAATCGTCTAACCCCCACTGTTTTTATCAAAGAATGAAAGATGAAGGATTTGAATATCTTATAACCGAGAAAGAGGTAGTGAATAACGAATGCGACATATAA
- a CDS encoding DUF58 domain-containing protein, with translation METFWLFIICSLLFALNFFVTKKFGLKNVEYEIYFEENKKTEGDEIHIVERIYNGKALPLPWVKSEFEVSASFFMENAKNYVVGDKLRYISIFFLLPYQQIIRRHKFVATKRGFYKLDKIYLVTGDLFGLSMDDRCYYVNSNITIYPAFLDLKKHLLPRSSLSGEVVVKRHYYEDIFHFAGIREYQSFDSFNRINWNATAKYNTLMVNKYEYTSSGDALILLNVQSSEYERKEVFNKNAIELGIKIAASLTKECLDNHIPVGFVCNGIDEETLEPLEILLPSQDSNQLLKILETLAHIKIQVNEYFEAFLYQVLRSYNFRELFIITSFVNKEMENSILLYSSLGVKFTIILLEYDEKPFKLESENVRIFLAKQHLLENVRT, from the coding sequence ATGGAAACCTTTTGGCTGTTTATAATATGCTCTTTATTATTTGCTCTAAATTTTTTCGTTACTAAAAAATTTGGACTAAAAAACGTTGAGTATGAAATCTACTTTGAAGAAAATAAAAAAACTGAAGGTGATGAGATTCATATTGTTGAAAGAATTTACAACGGTAAAGCTCTGCCACTTCCATGGGTAAAATCCGAATTTGAAGTATCAGCATCATTTTTCATGGAAAATGCAAAAAATTATGTAGTGGGAGATAAATTAAGGTACATCAGCATTTTCTTTCTTCTACCTTACCAGCAAATAATTAGGCGTCATAAATTTGTTGCAACAAAAAGAGGGTTTTATAAGCTTGACAAAATTTATCTTGTCACTGGTGACCTTTTCGGTCTTTCAATGGATGACAGGTGTTACTATGTAAATTCCAATATTACCATTTACCCTGCATTTTTGGACCTGAAAAAACACCTTCTGCCCCGTTCAAGCCTCTCAGGCGAAGTTGTGGTAAAAAGGCATTATTATGAAGATATATTTCACTTTGCAGGGATAAGAGAGTATCAGTCTTTTGACTCTTTCAACAGAATAAACTGGAACGCAACTGCAAAATATAATACTTTGATGGTAAACAAGTATGAATACACCTCGTCAGGTGATGCTTTAATACTTTTAAATGTCCAAAGTTCAGAGTATGAAAGAAAAGAGGTTTTCAACAAAAACGCAATCGAACTTGGAATAAAGATTGCAGCAAGCCTGACAAAAGAATGCTTAGATAATCACATTCCAGTTGGTTTTGTTTGCAATGGCATAGATGAAGAGACTCTTGAGCCGCTTGAAATCTTGCTGCCATCACAAGATTCAAATCAGCTTTTAAAAATTCTCGAAACACTTGCACACATTAAAATTCAGGTAAACGAATACTTTGAAGCTTTTCTTTATCAAGTTTTAAGAAGTTACAACTTTCGTGAGCTTTTTATAATAACTTCTTTTGTTAACAAGGAGATGGAAAACTCTATCCTTCTTTATTCCTCACTCGGAGTTAAGTTTACTATTATTCTTCTTGAATATGATGAAAAACCTTTCAAATTAGAATCAGAAAATGTAAGAATTTTTCTGGCAAAACAGCATCTTTTAGAAAATGTTAGAACTTAA
- a CDS encoding YkvA family protein yields MSKNIREKAKLLKKQIPAIFLAMKRRDTPLLAKIFALITIVYALSPIDFVPDFIPILGYLDDIIILPFLVTITIKLIPDSILNECQKEAENLWREGKPKKWYYAIPIIIFWMLIIGLII; encoded by the coding sequence TTGAGTAAAAATATAAGAGAAAAGGCAAAATTATTAAAAAAACAAATTCCGGCTATTTTTTTAGCAATGAAAAGAAGAGATACACCTCTTTTAGCTAAGATATTTGCTTTAATTACCATTGTATATGCCTTGTCGCCAATCGACTTTGTACCAGATTTTATACCAATTTTAGGTTATCTTGATGATATAATAATTCTTCCATTTTTAGTTACAATAACAATAAAGCTTATACCAGATTCCATTTTAAATGAGTGCCAGAAAGAGGCAGAGAATCTTTGGCGAGAAGGAAAGCCAAAGAAATGGTATTATGCTATTCCCATTATTATTTTTTGGATGTTGATTATTGGATTGATTATTTAA